A single window of Rhodamnia argentea isolate NSW1041297 chromosome 5, ASM2092103v1, whole genome shotgun sequence DNA harbors:
- the LOC115732164 gene encoding probable LRR receptor-like serine/threonine-protein kinase At3g47570, translated as MDLPYRDQVLSGSFSCLTTVILLLGSVLAFAETGGQEIDRLTLLEIKARIADPGGVLSSWNDTSHFCEWHGVTCGRRHRRVTVLDLHSKNLSGVLPPHIGNLSFLREVQLKNNSFSSEIPPQFGRLSRLQKLVLNNNSFSGQIPSNLSHCSNLLELNLGFNTLEGNLPTELGSLSKLQVLVLEANGLMGNIPPSFGNLSSLGVFTTSVNNLGGTIPETLGRLQNLNILACGWNKFVGMIPISIFNTSTMTILYAAGNQLEGGLPTDLGFTLPNLEIIGLSENHLTGPIPKSLYNASDLVQFEIASNNFTGNVPSFGKMRRLTWFNIGDNNLGSGQSADLDFLCSLTNSTNLETLGIESNAFQGPIPNCIGNLSITLRQFGLSNNHISGILPSGIGNLINLEFLQMWDNNISGNIPFEIGGLNKLNNLDLSNNELSGRIPESIENLRMLTKLKLYSNNFRGSIPSSLGNCRNLLLLDLSSNNLDGSIPSEIMGLSSLSISLDLSRNSLTGTLPVEVGNLKNLGELRIDGNRLSQQIPSTIGSCMSMESLYLQDNFFEGPLPSTMSSMKGLQVLNVSNNRLSGHIPEFLGSMNLKNLSLSYNNFEGALPTGGVFSDVISTSVVGNKKLCGGLPDFRLPKCDYKESKKTGISRFAKILISTVSSLVGVACILSLLYFFRFRDSKKAPASSSSEVELLHVSYHSLLKATSGFSSTNLLGVGSFGSVYKGLLDQTQSIVAIKILDLTRHGATKSFIAECEALRIIRHRNLVKVLTACSGFDYNGNDFKALVYEFMPNGSLDEWLHPTVSQYTERSKLSLLERVNIATDVACALDYLHHHCETPIVHCDLKPSNVLLDDQKTGHVGDFGLARFLPEAAHKLLSDQSSSIGVKGSFGYVAPEYGVGSAVSTQGDVYSFGILILEMFTGKRPTDDMFKNGLDLHRFAKAALEDRVEKAIDPILLQEIEESEQRRIIAPEGRNKSWCSIQECFVSIIEIGVASSSESPRERLDIGDALTKLQGIRKKLLEFIVIA; from the exons ATGGACCTTCCCTATAGAGATCAGGTTTTATCCGgatcattttcatgcttaacTACCGTCATTCTTCTGCTGGGGAGTGTCCTAGCATTTGCAGAAACTGGTGGGCAGGAGATCGATCGGCTCACCTTGCTGGAAATCAAGGCCCGGATAGCCGATCCTGGCGGGGTTCTGAGCTCATGGAATGATACTAGCCATTTCTGCGAGTGGCACGGTGTCACATGTGGTCGTAGACACCGGAGAGTCACCGTGTTGGACCTCCACTCTAAGAACCTCTCCGGAGTCCTGCCACCCCATATTGGTAACCTGAGCTTTCTGAGGGAAGTCCAACTGAAGAACAATAGCTTCAGCTCTGAAATTCCCCCGCAATTCGGCCGCTTGTCTCGGTTGCAGAAGTTGGTCCTTAATAACAACTCGTTCAGCGGGCAAATCCCTTCGAATCTCTCCCATTGCTCTAACCTGCTCGAGCTTAACTTAGGCTTCAATACACTTGAAGGAAATTTGCCTACAGAGCTTGGCTCCCTGTCCAAGCTCCAAGTACTCGTACTTGAAGCCAATGGCTTGATGGGAAACATTCCACCATCATTTGGAAACTTATCATCTCTTGGAGTCTTCACAACATCGGTAAATAACCTCGGCGGTACAATCCCAGAGACTCTCGGTCGGCTGCAAAATCTTAACATCCTTGCATGCGGCTGGAACAAATTTGTTGGTATGATTCCTATCTCAATTTTCAATACATCCACTATGACAATACTTTATGCGGCCGGAAACCAATTAGAGGGGGGCTTACCCACCGACTTAGGCTTCACTCTTCCGAATCTCGAGATAATTGGTTTGAGTGAAAACCACCTCACCGGGCCCATTCCTAAGTCACTATACAATGCCTCTGATCTCGTTCAATTTGAAATTGCATCGAACAACTTCACTGGGAATGTTCCTTCTTTTGGGAAGATGAGAAGACTCACTTGGTTCAATATTGGCGATAACAACTTAGGAAGTGGGCAATCTGCTGATTTGGACTTCCTTTGCTCTTTGACCAATTCCACAAACTTGGAAACACTTGGTATAGAGAGTAATGCTTTTCAAGGGCCAATACCTAACTGTATCGGTAACCTCTCTATCACCCTTAGGCAGTTTGGGTTAAGTAACAATCATATATCTGGAATCTTACCTTCTGGAATCGGAAAtcttatcaatttggagttcttgCAAATGTGGGACAATAACATCTCGGGAAACATTCCCTTCGAGATTGGAGGTctgaacaaattgaataatttggATCTCAGCAACAATGAATTATCAGGGCGGATACCAGAATCTATCGAAAATTTAAGGATGCTAACCAAATTAAAGTTGTATAGCAATAATTTCAGGGGCTCGATACCATCGTCTTTAGGAAATTGCCGGAATCTACTTCTCTTGGACCTTTCGTCCAACAACCTCGATGGCAGCATACCATCGGAAATCATGGGCCTCTCGTCTTTGTCGATTTCTCTTGACTTGTCTCGGAATAGTCTTACTGGCACCCTTCCAGTAGAAGTAGGAAACTTGAAGAATCTCGGCGAACTACGTATTGACGGGAATAGATTATCTCAACAGATTCCAAGTACTATCGGCAGCTGTATGAGCATGGAAAGCTTATATTTGCAGGATAATTTCTTTGAAGGGCCCCTACCATCAACTATGAGTTCCATGAAAGGCCTTCAAGTTTTGAATGTTTCTAACAACCGATTGTCCGGCCATATCCCGGAATTTCTAGGGTCGATGAATCTAAAGAATTTGAGCCTATCTTACAATAATTTCGAGGGTGCATTGCCTACAGGAGGAGTTTTCAGTGATGTTATTTCAACTTCGGTTGTTGGAAACAAGAAGCTTTGCGGGGGTCTGCCAGATTTTCGGCTACCGAAATGCGACTACAAAGAGTCAAAAAAAACAGGAATAAGCAGATTTGCAAAAATCCTGATATCCACGGTCTCCTCTCTTGTAGGAGTAGCCTGCATTCTTTCTTTGTTATACTTCTTTCGGTTTAGAGACAGTAAGAAAGCACCAGCTTCAAGCTCTTCTGAAGTTGAACTTTTGCATGTTTCTTATCACAGTCTACTAAAAGCCACTAGTGGGTTCTCCTCCACCAACCTACTTGGCGTAGGCAGTTTTGGGTCAGTGTACAAAGGGCTTCTAGATCAGACTCAGTCCATCGTGGCCATCAAGATTCTCGACCTTACACGTCATGGAGCTACCAAGAGCTTCATAGCCGAGTGCGAGGCTTTGAGAATAATCCGACACCGTAATCTCGTAAAGGTACTGACTGCATGTTCTGGGTTTGATTATAATGGCAATGATTTCAAGGCATTGGTCTATGAATTCATGCCGAATGGGAGCTTGGATGAATGGTTACACCCAACTGTATCGCAATATACGGAGAGAAGCAAATTGAGTCTACTTGAGAGAGTGAATATTGCCACCGATGTTGCTTGTGCACTAGATTATCTCCATCATCACTGTGAAACGCCGATAGTCcattgtgatctaaagccaagCAACGTCCTTCTTGATGATCAAAAGACTGGACATGTAGGCGATTTCGGGCTTGCCAGGTTTCTCCCAGAAGCAGCACATAAGTTATTGAGCGATCAATCAAGCTCCATCGGAGTAAAAGGATCTTTCGGCTATGTAGCTCCAG AATACGGAGTAGGAAGTGCGGTGTCCACACAGGGAGATGTGTACAGCTTCGGAATCCTTATTTTGGAGATGTTCACAGGCAAGAGGCCGACCGATGACATGTTTAAAAATGGCCTGGACCTTCATCGCTTTGCGAAGGCAGCTCTAGAAGACCGAGTGGAGAAGGCAATCGATCCTATTCTGCTTCAAGAAATCGAGGAGTCGGAGCAGAGACGAATAATCGCTCCGGAGGGAAGGAATAAAAGCTGGTGTAGTATTCAGGAGTGTTTCGTTTCGATCATTGAAATAGGAGTCGCTTCCTCTTCTGAGTCTCCGAGGGAACGACTGGATATTGGCGATGCATTGACCAAACTCCAAGGAATCAGGAAGAAACTTCTTGAGTTCATTGTCATTGCCTAG
- the LOC115755142 gene encoding probable LRR receptor-like serine/threonine-protein kinase At3g47570 yields MDLPNSDRVLSKSFSCLTTVILLLGSVLALIEAGNEETDRLTLLEFKAQIADPGRVLSSWNDTSHFCEWYGVTCGRRHRRVTVLDLSSENLAGFVPPHIGNLSFLREVYLDNNSFHSEIAPQLSRLLRLRILFLNNNLFGGQIPSNLSHCSNLLVLNLGINRLEGNLPTELDSLSKLQIVVFQVNSLTGNIPPSFGNLSSLQVLLTSDNNLGGMIPETLGWLRNLNILTLARNKFVGMIPFSIFNISTVTMLDTAGNRLEGGLPSDLGFTLPNLERISLSDNHLSGPIPESISNASNLSEIQIGPNNFTGKVPSLSKMGGLYRLHIGMNNLGSGQSADLDFLCSLTNSTNLYSLNMGDNAFGGSIPDCIGALPTGGVFKSAISTSVVGNKKLCGGLPNFQLPKCNYKESKRMRISKFAKVLISTVSTLVGVVCMLSLLYFFWYKHNNNASTSNYSEDGLFHVSYHSLLKATSGFSSTNLLGMGSFGSVYRGLLDQTQLIVAIKILDLTRHGASKSFIAECEALRRIRHRNLVKVLTACSGFDSNGNDFKALVYEFMSNGSLDEWLHPTASQHRARTKLSLLQRVNIAIDVACAQDYLHHRYETPIVHCDLKPSNVLLDDEMTGHVGDFGLARFLPEATHKLLVHQSSSIGVKGSFGYVAPEYGSGSAISIEGDVYSFGVLVLEMFTGKRPTNDMFENGLNLHHFAKASLADQVEKVIDPILLQENQESEKRRTVAPDGKNKSWFTTLECLVSIIKIGVTCSSEYPKERMDMGDASTKLQGIRKKLVEFIVIA; encoded by the exons ATGGACCTTCCCAATTCAGATCGGGTTTTATCTAAGTCATTCTCATGCTTAACTACCGTCATTCTTCTGTTAGGGAGTGTCCTCGCTTTGATAGAAGCTGGCAATGAAGAGACTGATCGGCTCACTTTACTGGAATTCAAGGCCCAAATAGCAGATCCTGGTAGGGTTTTGAGCTCATGGAATGATACTAGCCACTTCTGCGAGTGGTACGGAGTCACATGTGGTCGTAGACATCGACGAGTCACTGTGTTAGATCTCAGCTCTGAAAACCTGGCCGGGTTTGTGCCACCCCATATTGGTAACCTGAGTTTTCTAAGGGAAGTATATCTGGATAACAACAGTTTCCACTCCGAAATTGCCCCACAACTCAGCCGCTTGTTACGGCTGCGGATATTGTTTCTTAATAACAACTTATTCGGCGGGCAAATCCCTTCGAATCTCTCACATTGCTCTAATTTGCTTGTTCTTAACTTAGGTATCAACAGGCTTGAAGGAAATTTGCCTACGGAACTGGACTCCTTGTCCAAGCTCCAAATCGTTGTATTTCAAGTCAATAGCTTGACGGGAAACATTCCACCGTCGTTTGGAAACTTATCCTCTCTGCAAGTCCTTCTAACATCGGATAATAACCTTGGTGGTATGATCCCGGAGACTCTTGGTTGGCTGAGAAATCTAAACATCCTCACTCTCGCAAGGAATAAATTTGTCGGTATGATCCCTTTCTCAATCTTCAATATATCCACTGTGACAATGCTAGATACAGCCGGGAACCGATTAGAGGGGGGCTTACCCAGTGACTTAGGCTTCACTCTTCCAAATCTTGAGAGGATCAGTTTGAGTGACAACCACCTCAGTGGACCCATTCCTGAGTCAATATCCAACGCCTCTAATCTCAGTGAAATCCAAATCGGGCCCAACAACTTTACTGGGAAAGTTCCTTCTTTATCAAAGATGGGAGGACTCTATAGGCTTCACATTGGCATGAACAACTTAGGAAGTGGGCAATCTGCTGATCTTGACTTCCTCTGCTCTTTAACCAATTCCACAAACTTATATTCATTGAATATGGGGGACAATGCTTTTGGAGGATCAATACCCGACTGTATCG GTGCATTGCCTACGGGAGGAGTTTTCAAAAGTGCCATTTCAACTTCGGTTGTTGGAAACAAGAAGCTTTGCGGGGGTCTACCAAATTTTCAACTACCAAAATGCAACTACAAAGAGTCAAAACGGATGAGAATAAGCAAATTTGCAAAAGTTCTAATATCCACAGTCTCTACTCTTGTAGGAGTGGTTTGCATGCTCTCTTTGTTATACTTCTTCTGGTATAAACACAATAACAATGCATCAACTTCCAACTATTCCGAAGATGGGCTTTTCCATGTTTCTTATCACAGTCTATTGAAAGCAACTAGTGGATTCTCCTCCACAAATCTGCTCGGCATGGGCAGTTTTGGATCTGTTTACAGAGGGCTTCTTGATCAAACTCAGTTGATCGTGGCCATCAAGATTCTTGACCTTACACGTCATGGAGCTTCCAAGAGCTTCATAGCCGAGTGCGAGGCTTTGAGAAGAATCCGACACCGTAATCTTGTGAAGGTACTCACGGCATGTTCTGGGTTTGACTCTAATGGAAATGATTTCAAGGCACTAGTCTATGAATTCATGTCGAATGGTAGCTTGGATGAATGGTTGCACCCAACTGCATCGCAACATAGAGCGAGAACCAAGTTGAGTCTACTTCAAAGAGTGAATATTGCTATTGATGTTGCTTGTGCACAAGATTATCTCCATCATCGCTATGAAACGCCAATAGTtcattgtgatctaaagccaagTAACGTCCTTCTTGACGATGAAATGACTGGACATGTGGGCGATTTCGGGCTTGCCAGGTTCCTCCCAGAAGCAACACATAAGTTACTGGTTCATCAATCGAGCTCTATTGGAGTAAAAGGATCTTTTGGCTATGTAGCTCCAG AGTACGGCTCAGGAAGTGCGATATCAATAGAAGGAGATGTGTATAGCTTCGGAGTCCTCGTTTTGGAGATGTTCACGGGCAAGAGGCCAACCAATGACATGTTTGAAAATGGGTTGAACCTTCATCACTTTGCAAAGGCATCTCTGGCAGACCAAGTGGAAAAGGTAATCGATCCCATTCTGCTTCAAGAAAATCAGGAGTCAGAGAAGAGACGAACCGTTGCTCCTGATGGCAAGAACAAAAGCTGGTTTACTACTTTGGAGTGTTTGGTTTCGATCATCAAAATAGGAGTCACTTGCTCTTCTGAATATCCAAAGGAACGAATGGACATGGGCGATGCATCGACAAAACTCCAAGGAATCAGGAAGA
- the LOC115755161 gene encoding putative receptor-like protein kinase At3g47110, producing MDLPHRDRVSSMSFSCLTTIILLLGSVLASVEAGGNDTDRLALLEFKARIADPGGVLNSWNDSSHFCGWYGVTCGRRHQRVTVLDLHFKNLSGVVPSFIGNLSFLREVHLYKNSFHSEIPPQFGRLFRLQKLILYRNLFSGYIPSNLSHCSNLLVLDLGENKLKGNLPAELGSLSKLQILILEANSLMGNIPPSFGNLSFLQNFSSSFNNLSGTIPEFFGQLRTLNLLFLGSNKFVGTIPLSVFNLSTLTALDLAENQLEGGLPNDLGFTLPNLENIGLYGNHLTGPIPESISNCSNLRFFEIALNNFTGKVPSFSKMRGLYWFNILANNLGSGQSADLDFLCSLTNSTNLERFVIEDNAFGGTIPDCMGNLSITLSVFVLRDNYISGTLPVGIGNLINLEILDMWGNNISGNIPSEIGNLNKMKVMSLSINNFSGQIPRSIGNLRLLTKFDLHSNNLYGSIPSSLGNCQNLLLLDLSINKLSGNIPPKIMGLSSLSIYLNLSQNSLTGSLPGEVGNLKNLDILSLEGNRLTQKIPSSIGSCISMEGIYLQDNFFEGPLPSTLSSMRGLQVLNVSNNRLSGQIPEFLGLLNLTNLSLSYNDFEGALPTKGVFKSVIATSVVGNKKLCGGLPDFQLPKCDYERRRISGAAKILICIMSSLVGVACILSFSYLLWRLHKKNASASSSSEEGRSHVSYHSLLKATDGFSSTNLLGMGSFGSVYRGLLDQTQSIVAIKILDLTHHGASKSFIAECEALRRIRHRNLVKILTACSGFDFNGNDFKALVYEFMSNGSLDDWLHPTASQYKMRSQLSLLERVNIATDVACALDYLHHQCETPIVHCDLKPSNVLLDDEMTGHVGDFGLARFLPEATHKLLANQSSSIGVKGSFGYVAPEYGAGSAVSTKGDVYSFGVLILEMFTGRRPTHDIFQNGLNLHRFAKAALTDRVEKVIDPNLLQENQDSEKKRTVAPDGNYKSCFSTLECLGSIIEIGVACSFESPQERMDIGNALTKLQGIKKKLLEFIAIAQ from the exons ATGGACCTTCCTCACAGAGATCGGGTCTCATCCATGTCCTTCTCATGCTTAACTACCATCATTCTCCTATTAGGGAGTGTCCTAGCTTCAGTAGAAGCTGGTGGAAATGACACCGATCGGCTTGCTTTGCTGGAATTCAAGGCCCGAATAGCCGATCCCGGTGGGGTTTTGAACTCGTGGAATGATTCTAGCCACTTTTGCGGGTGGTATGGTGTCACATGTGGTCGTAGACACCAAAGGGTCACGGTTCTGGACCTCCACTTCAAGAACCTGTCTGGGGTCGTGCCGTCTTTTATTGGTAACCTAAGCTTTTTGAGGGAAGTCCATCTATATAAGAACAGTTTTCACTCCGAAATTCCCCCACAGTTCGGCCGCTTGTTTCGATTGCAGAAGTTAATCCTTTATCGCAACTTGTTTAGTGGATATATCCCTTCGAATCTCTCCCATTGCTCTAATTTGCTCGTTCTTGACTTAGGCGAGAACAAGCTCAAAGGAAATTTGCCAGCAGAACTTGGCTCCTTGTCCAAGCTCCAAATACTCATTCTTGAAGCCAACAGCCTGATGGGAAACATTCCGCCGTCATTTGGAAACTTATCCTTTCTTCAAAACTTCTCATCATCGTTTAATAACCTCAGCGGTACGATCCCGGAGTTCTTCGGACAACTGAGAACATTAAATCTCCTCTTTCTTGGCTCGAATAAATTTGTGGGTACGATTCCTCTCTCAGTCTTCAATTTATCCACTTTGACAGCCCTTGATTTAGCTGAAAACCAATTAGAGGGGGGCTTACCCAACGACTTAGGCTTCACTCTTCCGAATCTCGAGAATATCGGTTTGTATGGCAACCACCTCACCGGACCCATTCCTGAGTCAATAAGCAACTGCTCTAATCTCCGTTTTTTCGAAATCGCGTTGAACAACTTTACAGGGAAAGTTCCTTCTTTCTCAAAGATGAGAGGACTCTACTGGTTTAACATCTTGGCTAACAACTTGGGAAGTGGGCAATCTGCTGATCTTGACTTCCTCTGCTCTCTAACCAATTCCACGAACTTGGAAAGATTCGTTATTGAAGATAATGCCTTTGGAGGAACAATACCCGACTGTATGGGTAACCTCTCTATCACCCTTTCGGTGTTTGTGTTACGCGACAATTATATTTCTGGAACCTTACCTGTTGGAATTGGAAATCTCATCAATTTGGAGATCCTGGACATGTGGGGCAACAACATCTCGGGAAACATTCCTTCCGAAATTGGAAATCTAAACAAAATGAAGGTTATGTCTCTCAGCATAAATAATTTCTCAGGGCAAATACCACGATCGATCGGGAATTTGAGACTGTTAACCAAATTTGACTTGCATAGCAATAATCTCTATGGCTCGATACCATCGTCTCTAGGAAACTGTCAGAATCTACTTCTCTTAGACCTATCGATCAACAAACTCAGTGGTAACATACCCCCGAAAATTATGGGCCTCTCATCTTTGTCGATTTATCTCAACTTGTCTCAAAATAGTCTTACAGGATCTCTTCCAGGAGAAGTTGGAAACTTGAAAAATCTCGACATATTAAGTCTTGAAGGTAACAGATTAACTCAAAAGATTCCAAGCAGTATTGGCAGTTGTATAAGCATGGAAGGCATATATCTACAGGATAATTTCTTTGAAGGGCCCCTACCATCGACTCTAAGTTCCATGAGAGGGCTTCAGGTATTAAATGTTTCCAACAACCGATTGTCCGGCCAAATCCCGGAATTTTTAGGGTTGCTGAATCTAACGAATCTGAGCCTTTCTTACAATGATTTTGAGGGTGCATTGCCAACAAAAGGAGTTTTCAAAAGTGTCATTGCAACTTCAGTTGTTGGAAACAAGAAGCTTTGTGGGGGTCTACCAGATTTTCAACTACCGAAATGCGACTACGAACGGAGGAGAATAAGTGGAGCTGCAAAAATTCTAATATGCATAATGTCTTCTCTTGTAGGAGTAGCCTGCATATTGTCTTTCTCATACCTCTTATGGCGTCTACACAAAAAGAATGCATCAGCTTCAAGCTCTTCCGAAGAAGGGCGTTCGCATGTTTCATATCACAGTCTATTGAAAGCGACGGATGGATTCTCCTCCACAAATCTACTCGGCATGGGTAGTTTTGGATCCGTATATAGAGGGCTTCTTGATCAAACTCAGTCGATCGTGGCCATCAAGATTTTGGATCTTACACATCACGGAGCTTCCAAGAGCTTCATAGCTGAGTGCGAGGCCTTGAGAAGAATACGACACCGTAATCTTGTGAAGATACTCACAGCATGTTCTGGATTTGATTTTAATGGAAATGATTTCAAGGCATTGGTCTATGAATTCATGTCGAATGGGAGCTTGGATGACTGGTTGCACCCAACTGCATCGCAGTATAAAATGCGAAGCCAGTTGAGTCTACTTGAGAGAGTGAATATTGCAACCGATGTTGCTTGTGCACTAGATTATCTTCATCATCAGTGTGAAACACCAATAGTCCATTGTGATCTAAAACCAAGCAATGTCCTTCTTGATGATGAAATGACTGGACATGTAGGCGATTTCGGGCTTGCCAGATTCCTCCCAGAAGCTACGCATAAGTTACTAGCCAATCAGTCTAGCTCTATCGGAGTAAAAGGATCTTTCGGCTATGTAGCTCCAG AGTACGGCGCGGGAAGTGCCGTATCCACAAAAGGAGATGTGTACAGCTTTGGAGTCCTCATTTTGGAGATGTTCACGGGCAGGAGGCCAACCCATGACATCTTTCAAAATGGGTTGAACCTTCATCGCTTTGCAAAGGCTGCTCTGACAGATCGAGTGGAAAAGGTAATCGATCCCAATCTGCTTCAAGAAAACCAAGACTCGGAGAAGAAACGAACCGTTGCTCCGGATGGCAATTACAAAAGCTGTTTCAGTACTCTGGAGTGTTTGGGTTCGATCATCGAAATAGGAGTCGCTTGCTCTTTTGAGTCTCCACAGGAACGAATGGACATTGGCAATGCATTGACTAAACTGCAAGGGATCAAGAAGAAACTTCTTGAGTTCATTGCCATTGCCCAGTAG